The genomic region TCCGGACCGTCTGAACCCGGCGGCGGCCGGCTGTGACTTCGGTCACAGATTCCCCTTGCGCAAACCCGGGCCCGGGTCTATATATATGAGTGCGCGTTCGTGGTGGCGCGCGGCCCATGGCCGAAAGACCGGACTCGCCTCTCATCCTGGTCGCCGAAGACCATGACCTCACGCGGCGCATGCTGGTGCGCTGCCTGAAGCCGCTCTCCCCGCGCGTGCTCGAAACCGGCAGCGGGGCCGAGCTCCTCGAACTCATCGCGCGCGAGGCGCCGGCGCTCGTCGCCCTCGACCTCGACCTCTCGGACGGTCCCCGGGGGGTCGCGCTCTGCCGGGCCGTGCGCGCGGCCGCGCGCGGCGCCTCCACCCGCATCATCGCCGGGACCACCTACGAGCACAACGTCCGGACCAAGATCGAGCTGCTGCAGGCGGGCGCGGACACCTACTTCCAGAAGGACGAGCCCGTCGGCGAGCTGCTCATCGCGGCGCGCATGCTCCTCGAGCCCTCCCCGGCGGTCCGCCGGGAGCTGAGCGCGCCGACGGTCCTCCTCATCGACGACGACGAGGGGCAGCTCGAGGGGCTCTCGACGGCTTTCCGCCTGCAGGGCTTCGCGCCCCGCACGGCCCTGAGCGCGCCGATCGCCATCCTCCACGTCCTCGAGGCCCGGCCCGACGCCGTGCTCCTCGACTACGCGATGCCCAAGCTCAACGGCCTCGAGGCGCTGCGCATCCTGCGCTCCCTGCCCGGCACGGGCGACGTGCCCATCCTCATGCTGACGGCGAAGGACGACCTGGACCTCGAGGCCCTCTGCCTGCGCGAGGGGGCCGACGGCTACCTCGTGAAAGGGAAGCAGGGCTGGGGGGACATCCCGACCGGCGTGCGCAACCTCCTGCGCCGGCTCAAGGAGGACGGGAACGCTCCGCTCAGCGCCCCGCGCCTCAGCGTGGACCCGCTGCGCCGCCTCGCCTTCGTGGACGGGGAGCCGGTGCGGCTCACCCGCCAGGACCTCGACTTCCTCTCCTACCTCATGCGCCGCAGCCCCCGCACGGTGACCTGGCGCGAGCTCCAGCTGGAGATCGGGGGCTTCGCTCAGTCGGAGCTCCGCGACGGCACGGTCCCCATCATCGAGACGGCGCTCGCGCGTCTGCGCACGAAGCTGGGACCCGTGAGCCACTACCTCGGCGTCGAGCGCAACGTCGGCGTCCTCTTCGTCCCCGGGTAGCCGCGGATCCCCCGGGGGCATGCCGGGTCATAATGTCTATAATGCGCTCCGGACCCCGTGGGCGGGGTCCGGAGGGTCTTTATGGGACTGCGGGTCTTGATCACCGGCGCGAGCTCGGGTTTCGGCCGCGAGCTGGCCGTCCAGCTCGGGCGGGAGGGCTGCCGGCTCGCGCTCACCGGCCGGCGCGCCGAGCGCCTGAGGGAGACCGCGGCCCTCGCGCGGGAGGCGGGCGCCTCCGAGGTGCTCGAGCTCGTCGGCGGCGTCGAGGACCGCGCGGCCGTCGCGCGCCACGGCGCGGCGGTCCGCGAGCGCTTCGGCGGGCTCGACTGGGCGATCCTCAACGCCGGGATCTCGAAGTCGGGCAGCGCGCGCGAGCGCTTCGCGGTCTCCGACTACCGCGAGGTCTACGAGACCAACGTCTTCGGCGTCCTGAACTGGATCGAGGAGGTCCTGCCCGGCATGCGCGCGGCGGGAGCGGGGGTCCTCGTCGGGGTCTCGAGCCTGGCGGGCTACCGCGGCCTGCCCCACTCCGGGCCCTACGGCTCGAGCAAGGCGGCGCTCACGGCCATCCTCGAGTCTCTGCGCACGGCCCTGCGCGGCACCGGCGTGGACGTCGTCACGGTCTGTCCCGGCTTCGTGCGCACGGAGCTGACCGCGCGCTGGAAACCCCAGGACATGCCCTTCCTCATGGAGCCCGCGGACGCCGTGCGCGTCATGATCAAAGGCATCAAGGCGCGGCGCACGGTCGTGCACTTCCCCTGGCCGTTCTCGCACTTCGTGAAGTACATCCTGAGGAACACCCCCGACTTCATCTTCGACCGCGTCGCCGCCAAGGCGACGCGCCGCCGGACGAAAGACTGAAAAGAGAAGACGCCCGCTTTCGGCGGGCGTCTTCTCTTGGGGTCTGCGGCGAGGCTACTTAGAGATTCCGCAGCACTTCTTGTACTTCTTGCCGCTGCCGCAGGTGCAGGGGTCGTTGCGGCCGACGTCGGG from Elusimicrobiota bacterium harbors:
- a CDS encoding response regulator; the protein is MAERPDSPLILVAEDHDLTRRMLVRCLKPLSPRVLETGSGAELLELIAREAPALVALDLDLSDGPRGVALCRAVRAAARGASTRIIAGTTYEHNVRTKIELLQAGADTYFQKDEPVGELLIAARMLLEPSPAVRRELSAPTVLLIDDDEGQLEGLSTAFRLQGFAPRTALSAPIAILHVLEARPDAVLLDYAMPKLNGLEALRILRSLPGTGDVPILMLTAKDDLDLEALCLREGADGYLVKGKQGWGDIPTGVRNLLRRLKEDGNAPLSAPRLSVDPLRRLAFVDGEPVRLTRQDLDFLSYLMRRSPRTVTWRELQLEIGGFAQSELRDGTVPIIETALARLRTKLGPVSHYLGVERNVGVLFVPG
- a CDS encoding SDR family NAD(P)-dependent oxidoreductase, which gives rise to MGLRVLITGASSGFGRELAVQLGREGCRLALTGRRAERLRETAALAREAGASEVLELVGGVEDRAAVARHGAAVRERFGGLDWAILNAGISKSGSARERFAVSDYREVYETNVFGVLNWIEEVLPGMRAAGAGVLVGVSSLAGYRGLPHSGPYGSSKAALTAILESLRTALRGTGVDVVTVCPGFVRTELTARWKPQDMPFLMEPADAVRVMIKGIKARRTVVHFPWPFSHFVKYILRNTPDFIFDRVAAKATRRRTKD